From one Haloferax marinisediminis genomic stretch:
- the metX gene encoding homoserine O-acetyltransferase MetX translates to MSRGRVAPGRKVESEVVDLGEFRFESGEAIPNLQVAYEAYGEFTGDNAVVVCHALTGSQHVAGHGSGASVSGQARAWWSDIVGPGKAIDTNEYYVVCVNVPGSCYGSSGPASDSPDGEPWGVDFPPVTVTDWTRAQRLLLDHLGIGRLHAVVGGSVGGMNALDWAVQYPDDVDRLVVVAAAARLDPQCLGLDAVARRAITTDPNWNGGDYYGDDSPDPEGGLGLARQIGHLMYLSKDSMDRKFGRRSAGRGGRGDTYPADPAAAFFPYREVESYLDYQAEKFSERFDANSYLYLTRAMDDFDLSEGYESDSAALAAFEGEALLVSFTGDWHFTTEQSESLAESFRRNDAPVAHHVIESDHGHDAFLVEPEKVGPPLDDFLTAGVAGRAVTDTLADSSEPESEKDFAPVHSSLFSR, encoded by the coding sequence ATGAGTCGCGGACGAGTCGCACCCGGCCGAAAAGTGGAGTCGGAGGTCGTCGACCTCGGCGAGTTCCGCTTCGAATCGGGTGAGGCGATTCCCAACCTGCAGGTGGCGTACGAAGCCTACGGGGAGTTCACCGGCGACAACGCCGTCGTCGTCTGTCACGCCCTCACCGGAAGCCAACACGTCGCTGGTCACGGGAGCGGGGCCAGTGTCTCGGGACAGGCCCGTGCGTGGTGGTCCGACATCGTCGGCCCAGGCAAGGCAATCGACACGAACGAGTACTACGTCGTCTGTGTGAACGTCCCCGGGTCTTGTTACGGGTCGAGCGGCCCCGCAAGCGACAGCCCAGACGGGGAACCGTGGGGAGTCGACTTCCCACCAGTCACCGTCACCGACTGGACACGCGCACAGCGCCTCCTCCTCGACCACCTCGGTATCGGCCGGCTCCACGCCGTCGTCGGCGGGTCCGTCGGTGGGATGAACGCCCTCGACTGGGCCGTTCAGTATCCCGACGACGTAGACCGTCTCGTCGTCGTCGCGGCGGCGGCGCGTCTCGACCCGCAGTGTCTCGGCCTCGACGCCGTCGCACGCCGGGCGATTACGACCGACCCGAACTGGAACGGCGGTGACTACTACGGCGACGACAGTCCCGACCCAGAGGGTGGACTCGGATTGGCACGCCAAATCGGCCACCTAATGTACCTCTCGAAGGACTCGATGGACCGCAAGTTCGGCCGACGGTCCGCTGGTCGTGGTGGCCGTGGGGATACGTACCCTGCGGACCCGGCGGCAGCGTTCTTCCCGTACCGCGAGGTGGAGTCGTACCTCGACTACCAAGCCGAGAAGTTCTCCGAACGGTTCGACGCGAACTCCTATCTGTACCTCACCCGCGCCATGGACGACTTCGACCTCTCGGAGGGGTACGAGTCCGATTCGGCCGCTCTCGCGGCGTTCGAGGGCGAAGCACTACTCGTCTCGTTCACCGGCGACTGGCACTTCACCACCGAGCAATCGGAGTCGCTGGCAGAGTCGTTCCGCCGAAACGACGCACCCGTCGCACACCACGTCATCGAGTCCGACCACGGCCACGACGCCTTCCTCGTCGAACCGGAGAAGGTCGGGCCACCACTCGACGACTTCCTCACTGCGGGAGTCGCTGGACGCGCTGTGACAGACACGCTCGCCGACAGCAGCGAACCCGAGTCGGAGAAGGACTTCGCACCGGTTCACTCGTCGCTGTTCAGTCGATAG
- a CDS encoding O-acetylhomoserine aminocarboxypropyltransferase/cysteine synthase family protein — protein MSDDTPGFHTRSLHAGQDPDPETGARAPPLYQTTSYVFDDAADAAAQFALKKPGHIYSRLMNPTVGMLQERLASLESGVGAVATSSGMAAFDLVNFLLASVGDNIVSASSLYGGTYTYLTHSVERRGVTTRFVDTLDVDAYEEAIDEDTAFVHLETIGNPALVTPDIEAIADVAHDHGVPLVVDNTFATPYLCNPIEHGADIVWQSTTKWIHGAGTTIGGVLIDGGTFPWGEYADDYPEIAKPNPAYHGVNFDETFGPAGFTYAAIARGLRDLGNSQSPFDAWQTLEKLESLPLRMRAHCENAQAVAEFLDDHEKVSWVNYPGLESHETHEEASKYLSGGYGGMITFGLADGYEAAKGTVNNVELASLLANVGDAKTLVIHPASTTHQQLTEDEQAAAGVTPDMVRLSVGIEDVDDIIADLDQAIRSASN, from the coding sequence ATGAGTGACGACACGCCCGGGTTCCACACCCGGAGCCTTCACGCAGGACAGGACCCCGACCCAGAGACGGGTGCTCGCGCACCACCGCTGTATCAGACCACGTCGTACGTCTTCGACGACGCCGCCGATGCCGCGGCACAGTTCGCGCTGAAAAAGCCCGGCCACATCTACTCGCGCCTGATGAACCCGACCGTCGGCATGCTCCAAGAGCGTCTGGCATCGCTCGAAAGCGGTGTCGGTGCCGTCGCAACCTCGTCCGGGATGGCCGCGTTCGACCTCGTGAACTTCCTTCTCGCGTCGGTGGGCGACAACATCGTCTCCGCGTCGTCGCTGTACGGCGGAACCTACACGTACCTCACCCACTCGGTCGAACGCCGCGGCGTCACCACCCGCTTCGTCGACACCCTCGACGTAGACGCCTACGAGGAGGCAATCGACGAGGACACCGCGTTCGTCCACCTCGAAACCATCGGCAATCCGGCGCTCGTGACGCCCGACATCGAAGCCATCGCTGACGTCGCACACGACCACGGTGTGCCACTCGTCGTCGACAACACGTTCGCGACGCCGTACCTCTGCAACCCCATCGAACACGGTGCCGACATCGTCTGGCAGTCGACGACGAAGTGGATTCACGGCGCCGGCACGACCATCGGCGGCGTCCTCATCGACGGTGGCACCTTCCCGTGGGGCGAGTACGCCGACGACTACCCTGAGATTGCAAAGCCGAACCCGGCGTACCACGGCGTCAACTTCGACGAGACGTTCGGTCCCGCCGGATTCACCTACGCCGCCATCGCCCGCGGTCTCCGCGACCTCGGGAACTCCCAGTCGCCGTTCGACGCGTGGCAGACGCTCGAAAAACTCGAATCGCTCCCGCTTCGGATGCGTGCCCACTGTGAGAACGCACAGGCCGTCGCGGAGTTCTTAGACGACCACGAGAAGGTGTCGTGGGTGAACTACCCCGGTCTCGAATCCCACGAGACCCACGAGGAAGCCTCGAAGTACCTCTCGGGTGGCTACGGTGGCATGATTACGTTCGGACTGGCCGACGGCTACGAGGCCGCGAAAGGGACCGTCAACAACGTCGAACTCGCGTCACTCCTCGCCAACGTCGGCGACGCGAAGACGCTCGTCATCCACCCCGCGTCGACGACTCACCAGCAACTCACCGAAGACGAACAGGCCGCCGCTGGCGTCACGCCCGACATGGTCCGTCTCTCGGTCGGTATCGAAGACGTCGACGACATCATCGCCGACCTCGACCAGGCGATTCGCTCGGCGTCGAACTGA
- a CDS encoding inorganic phosphate transporter, which produces MFVGFNIGGSSTGVAFGPAVGSDVLGKLAAAALMTGFALLGGWTIGREVVAKMGGEIVPQSEFTLAASVAVLFFVGLALLVSNTFGVPASTSMTAVGAIAGLGLARGSLNSDVMLEIISWWIVAPVIAFWICAVIGRYVYPYLDAWLKLDQSPGALVVLDRDGSIPRPRLGPNTTYREFGSTILVVVVACYMAFSAGASNVANAVAPLVGNGAVDMNTGILIAGGAIGLGAFTIARRTLDTVGNDLTELPILAALIVEAVSASLISFLSAIGIPASLAVSATMCIVGLGWGRATRTVTLGDALSGGEAPKVSVNALAAEREDKVPKIGEEAPDELSAHDLFDPGTTGRVIFFWLLTPSLSAIASYALFSSSVF; this is translated from the coding sequence GTGTTCGTCGGGTTCAACATCGGCGGGTCGTCGACCGGGGTCGCTTTCGGGCCGGCCGTCGGGAGCGACGTGCTCGGCAAACTCGCCGCCGCGGCGTTGATGACCGGGTTCGCGCTGCTGGGTGGCTGGACCATCGGGCGCGAAGTCGTCGCCAAGATGGGCGGGGAAATCGTCCCACAGAGCGAGTTTACCCTCGCGGCGAGCGTCGCCGTCCTCTTCTTCGTCGGGTTGGCGCTCTTGGTCTCCAACACGTTCGGCGTCCCCGCGTCCACGTCGATGACGGCAGTCGGTGCCATCGCTGGCCTCGGCCTCGCCCGTGGCTCTCTCAACTCCGACGTGATGCTCGAAATCATCTCGTGGTGGATCGTCGCGCCCGTCATCGCGTTCTGGATTTGCGCGGTCATCGGCCGCTACGTCTACCCGTATCTGGACGCGTGGCTCAAACTCGACCAGAGTCCGGGTGCGCTGGTCGTCCTCGACCGCGACGGGTCGATTCCGCGTCCACGACTCGGCCCGAACACGACCTATCGCGAGTTCGGGAGTACGATTCTCGTCGTCGTCGTCGCCTGTTACATGGCGTTCTCTGCAGGCGCCTCGAACGTCGCCAACGCCGTCGCGCCACTCGTCGGCAACGGCGCAGTCGACATGAACACGGGTATCCTCATCGCCGGTGGCGCGATTGGACTCGGTGCGTTCACGATCGCTCGTCGGACGCTCGACACCGTCGGAAACGACCTCACCGAACTCCCCATCCTCGCGGCGCTCATCGTCGAAGCGGTGAGTGCGTCGCTCATCTCGTTCCTCTCGGCAATCGGTATCCCTGCGAGTCTGGCGGTGAGCGCGACGATGTGTATCGTCGGCCTCGGGTGGGGTCGTGCGACCCGGACCGTCACGCTCGGTGATGCACTCAGTGGCGGCGAAGCACCGAAAGTGTCGGTCAACGCTCTCGCTGCGGAACGCGAAGACAAGGTCCCGAAAATCGGTGAAGAGGCACCCGACGAACTCTCTGCCCACGACTTGTTCGACCCCGGAACGACCGGGCGTGTCATCTTCTTCTGGTTGCTCACGCCCTCCCTGTCGGCAATCGCTTCCTACGCCCTGTTCTCTTCGAGCGTCTTCTGA
- the fer gene encoding ferredoxin Fer — MPTVTYLNYETLDDQGWDLDDEDLFDKAADAGLDAEDFGELEVNQGEYILEAAEAQGYDWPFSCRAGACANCAAIVKEGDIEMDMQQILSDEEVNDKNVRLTCIGSPTADEVKIVYNAKHLDYLQNRVI; from the coding sequence ATGCCCACGGTAACCTACCTCAACTACGAAACTCTCGACGACCAGGGCTGGGACCTCGACGACGAGGACCTCTTCGACAAGGCTGCTGACGCTGGCCTCGACGCAGAGGACTTCGGTGAACTCGAAGTCAACCAGGGCGAATACATCCTCGAAGCCGCGGAAGCACAGGGCTACGACTGGCCCTTCAGCTGCCGCGCAGGTGCCTGTGCGAACTGTGCTGCCATCGTCAAGGAAGGCGACATCGAGATGGACATGCAGCAGATCCTCTCCGACGAGGAAGTCAACGACAAGAACGTCCGTCTGACCTGCATCGGTTCGCCAACGGCTGACGAGGTCAAGATCGTCTACAACGCGAAGCACCTCGACTACCTGCAGAACCGCGTCATCTAA
- a CDS encoding A24 family peptidase produces the protein MFGIGTLPDLLRLVVVPVLAWTAWRDIRTRRVPNVVWYPLAALGLALLAWELFGHLPVETVFDRLYLIRVGVSVFFVIPLSYLFWRLGGFGGADAKALMVFAILLPTFPSYTVGELVFPLERTALGVFSMTILTNTVIVGLAYPLLLAARNLAAGEFEFPLSFVGRRVTVPSLATTHGRLFESADGITRNGLDLDALRMYLRWRGLTLSDLCENPQALRDPETIGETFEPTDGAVHRAVSTDGGLTIDDDGTADPEPVEETGSDTDFDDPWGAAEFLDSIDGSAYGTTPEKLRGGLELVTTRDSVWISPGIPFIVPMFVGLVVAFLYGDILFGVLSAVGIA, from the coding sequence ATGTTCGGTATCGGTACGCTCCCCGACCTCTTGCGACTGGTCGTCGTCCCCGTCCTCGCGTGGACCGCGTGGCGCGACATTCGCACGCGGCGCGTCCCCAACGTCGTCTGGTACCCGCTGGCGGCGCTGGGGCTCGCCTTGCTCGCGTGGGAACTGTTCGGCCACCTCCCCGTCGAGACGGTGTTCGACCGACTCTATCTCATCCGCGTCGGCGTGAGCGTCTTCTTCGTCATCCCGCTTTCGTACCTGTTCTGGCGACTCGGTGGCTTCGGGGGTGCCGACGCCAAGGCACTCATGGTGTTCGCCATCCTGTTGCCGACGTTCCCGAGTTACACCGTCGGCGAACTGGTGTTCCCTCTCGAACGGACTGCCCTCGGCGTCTTCTCGATGACTATCCTCACGAACACTGTCATCGTCGGCCTCGCCTACCCGTTGCTCCTCGCCGCTCGCAACCTCGCGGCCGGTGAGTTCGAATTTCCGCTGTCGTTCGTCGGCCGGCGCGTCACCGTGCCGTCGCTCGCGACGACTCACGGGCGCCTGTTCGAGTCGGCCGACGGCATCACGCGAAACGGCCTCGACCTCGACGCGCTTCGGATGTATCTTCGCTGGCGTGGTCTGACGCTCTCGGACCTCTGCGAAAATCCACAGGCTCTCCGCGACCCGGAGACGATTGGTGAGACGTTCGAACCGACTGACGGTGCGGTCCACCGTGCAGTGAGTACGGATGGGGGACTCACCATCGACGACGACGGCACTGCAGACCCGGAACCCGTCGAAGAGACCGGTTCAGACACGGACTTCGACGACCCGTGGGGTGCGGCCGAATTCTTGGACAGCATCGACGGCTCTGCCTACGGAACGACCCCCGAGAAACTCCGAGGCGGTCTCGAACTCGTGACGACCCGCGACTCCGTCTGGATTTCGCCGGGCATCCCGTTCATCGTCCCGATGTTCGTCGGTCTCGTCGTCGCATTCCTCTACGGCGACATCCTCTTCGGCGTCCTCAGCGCGGTTGGAATCGCCTGA
- the hisI gene encoding phosphoribosyl-AMP cyclohydrolase → MTVDVDFGEDGLVPAVAQDAESGEVLMLAYVSPEALERTLETGRAHYYSRSRDELWEKGASSGHTQNVQEVRVDCDADTLLYLVDQNVGACHTGHRSCFYRTIDGETVGERVFDPDAVYDGE, encoded by the coding sequence ATGACGGTCGATGTCGACTTCGGTGAGGACGGACTCGTCCCCGCCGTGGCACAGGATGCGGAGTCCGGGGAGGTTCTCATGCTGGCGTACGTCTCGCCGGAGGCCCTCGAACGGACGCTCGAAACGGGCCGGGCACACTACTACTCGCGGAGTCGCGACGAACTCTGGGAGAAGGGCGCATCGAGCGGCCACACACAGAACGTACAGGAAGTCCGCGTCGACTGTGACGCCGACACGCTGCTGTATCTCGTCGACCAGAACGTCGGCGCGTGCCACACTGGCCACCGGTCGTGTTTCTACCGGACCATCGACGGTGAGACCGTCGGTGAACGCGTCTTCGACCCCGACGCCGTCTACGACGGCGAGTAA
- the glmM gene encoding phosphoglucosamine mutase, whose translation MKLFGSSGTRGVVGESLTPEFVLRVAKAAGTVWTADRVAIARDTRTTGEMFVNAASAGLASVGVDVDDLGVVPTPAAVRYCEDQSIPGVVITASHNPPEFNGVKLVGEDGVELSVEELERIEDHILTEEFDVAAWDEVGSCRSVDTANDDYREELLASVDREAIADANLTVALDTGHGAGSLVTPDFLRELGCEVRTVNAQPDGHFPGRESEPVPENLRDLERLVRATDADIGIAHDGDADRAVFVDEHGESISGEASLAALAAAFLEPGDATVSAVNVSQRLVDVCEEVGADLELTPIGATNLITRIRELWRAGTNVPVAGEGNGGVFFPNYRLVRDGAYIAAKFLELVAERPASEVVAPYQDYYNVRINIEYDTEAELTAMLNAADEYAAAADATPNTTDGYRLDYGDAWVLVRPSGTEPKVRIYAEGRSEQRATELAEDAEDALRAAIADL comes from the coding sequence GCGACACTCGAACCACAGGAGAGATGTTCGTCAACGCTGCCAGCGCCGGCCTCGCGAGCGTCGGCGTCGACGTTGACGACCTCGGCGTGGTGCCGACGCCCGCCGCCGTCCGGTACTGCGAAGACCAGTCGATTCCGGGCGTCGTCATCACCGCGTCACACAACCCACCCGAGTTCAACGGTGTCAAACTCGTCGGTGAGGACGGCGTGGAACTCTCTGTCGAGGAGTTAGAGCGCATCGAAGACCACATCCTCACCGAAGAGTTCGACGTTGCAGCGTGGGACGAAGTCGGCAGTTGCCGGTCGGTCGACACCGCGAACGACGACTACCGCGAGGAACTCCTCGCCAGCGTCGACCGCGAGGCCATCGCCGACGCGAACCTCACCGTCGCACTCGACACTGGCCACGGCGCCGGGTCGCTCGTCACGCCCGACTTCCTCCGCGAACTCGGCTGTGAAGTCCGCACAGTCAACGCCCAACCGGACGGTCACTTCCCCGGCCGAGAGTCCGAACCGGTCCCAGAGAACCTCCGTGACCTCGAACGACTCGTCCGCGCGACGGACGCCGATATCGGCATCGCACACGACGGTGACGCCGACCGTGCCGTCTTCGTCGACGAACACGGCGAGTCAATCTCCGGTGAGGCCTCGCTTGCCGCCCTCGCTGCGGCCTTCCTCGAACCGGGCGACGCCACCGTCTCTGCAGTCAACGTCTCGCAACGACTCGTCGACGTCTGCGAAGAGGTCGGTGCCGACCTCGAACTCACACCCATCGGCGCGACGAACCTCATCACTCGTATCCGCGAACTCTGGCGCGCAGGGACGAACGTCCCCGTCGCCGGCGAGGGCAACGGCGGCGTCTTCTTCCCGAACTACCGTCTCGTCCGCGACGGCGCCTACATCGCGGCGAAGTTCCTCGAACTCGTCGCCGAACGTCCGGCGAGCGAAGTCGTCGCACCGTATCAAGACTACTACAACGTCCGCATCAACATCGAGTACGACACTGAAGCGGAGCTGACGGCGATGCTCAACGCCGCCGACGAGTACGCTGCGGCCGCCGACGCGACGCCGAACACGACCGATGGCTACCGCCTCGACTACGGTGACGCGTGGGTGCTCGTGCGACCGTCGGGAACCGAACCCAAAGTCAGAATCTACGCCGAAGGTCGGAGCGAACAACGGGCGACCGAACTGGCAGAAGACGCCGAAGACGCGCTCCGCGCTGCGATAGCAGACCTGTAA